One region of Dryobates pubescens isolate bDryPub1 chromosome 20, bDryPub1.pri, whole genome shotgun sequence genomic DNA includes:
- the MRPL27 gene encoding 39S ribosomal protein L27, mitochondrial, giving the protein MAAAQRALLAAPQISLLAIRCASKKTGGSSKNLGGRSPGKRYGYKKVEGAFVHAGNILATQRLIRWHPGAHVGMGRNKTLYALEDGIVRYTKEVYVPPPRSSESREVICQLPKGAILYKTFINVIPTTEVGSFKLVTML; this is encoded by the exons ATGGCGGCGGCGCAGCGGGCGC TTCTAGCTGCTCCTCAAATAAGCCTGCTGGCCATCAGATGTGCTTCTAAGAAAACTGGGGGCAGCTCCAAAAATTTAGGTGGCCGCAGCCCTGGGAAGCGCTACGGATACAAAAAAGTAGAAG GTGCATTTGTGCATGCAGGCAACATTTTGGCTACTCAGAGGTTGATACGCTGGCATCCAGGGGCTCAT GTGGGGATGGGCCGTAACAAGACGCTTTACGCCCTGGAGGATGGGATCGTGAGATACACCAAAGAGGTCTATGTACCTCCACCCCgcagcagtgagagcagggaagtgatctgCCAGCTACCCAAAGGAGCAATTCTCTATAAAACCTTTATCAATGTTATCCCTACCACAGAAGTAGGAAGCTTTAAACTGGTCACCATGCTCTGA
- the XYLT2 gene encoding xylosyltransferase 2: MVASGRARKLARRYRVAVATALAILLLQGLVLWTSAGLDEEGPVEEQQKKSRLPESSDSSKDSDSSAGRRGSTSRKHGRWRGRPDSPGAMVSKVMRAVTARHKPGWRLPALLDSSSRRNLSEMHREAQLAIFQQGDTGSVEGAPQPTENSFTPKCEITGKDALSALARASSKQCQQEIANVVCQHRAGNLMPQSVPRHCQLLGKVSPVIQWDESQLQQVPPSKPVRIAYMLVVHGRAIRQLKRLIKAVYHQQHFFYIHVDKRSNYLHREAVELAQHYPNIRVTPWRMVTIWGGASLLKMYLRSMKDLLELAEWPWDFFINLSATDYPTRTNEELVMFLSKYRDKNFLKSHGRDNARFIKKQGLDRLFHECDSHMWRLGERHIPEGIVVDGGSDWFSLTRSFVEYVVYTDDQLVSQLRQFYTYTLLPAESFFHTVLENSHACDTLVDNNLRVTNWNRKLGCKCQYKHIVDWCGCSPNDFKPQDFLRLQQLSRPTFFARKFESTVNQEVLEILDTHLYGSYPPNTPALKAYWENVYDRVDGLSGLSDVTLTFYTAFSRLGLHKAAATPAVKADKLCRFEPQGFPSSVHLYFYDDRFQGYLVMQEVQNSATGQAELLEVWMMPQGALKLAGHGGQANRLQNLEVGTEWDPKERLFRNFGGLMGPFDEPVAMQKWSRGPNLTATVVWIDPTYIIAASYDITVDAEAEFTQYKPPLNHPLRPGIWTIRLLQFWEPLGESQFLVVPQTFNHKQPLRKDDSNWLHGGPPGNEYMEQSFQGLGGILNLPRSEEAEEDAVHKAQLTGKELEDWVDDAISTFWSVADVCMGSPSACTSLQTCSKTSWSSLSPDPKSELGPVKPDGRLR; this comes from the exons ATGGTGGCCAGCGGGCGGGCGCGGAAGCTGGCACGGCGGTACCGGGTGGCGGTAGCCACGGCCCTTGCGATACTCTTGCTCCAGGGACTCGTCCTCTGGACCTCCGCCGGCCTCGACGAGGAGGGTCCGGTCGAG gagcagcagaaaaaaagcagGTTGCCTGAGAGCAGCGACAGCTCCAAGGACTCGGACAGCTCTGCCGGGCGCAGAGGCAGCACCAGCCGGAAGCATGGGCGGTGGCGGGGCCGGCCGGACAGCCCTGGGGCGATGGTGTCCAAGGTGATGAGAGCTGTCACAGCAAGACACAAGCCAGGGTggaggctgccagccctgctggactCCTCCAGCCGCAGGAACCTGTCAGAGATGCACAGGGAGGCCCAGCTGGCCATCTTCCAGCAGGGCGACACAGGCAGCGTGGAGGGGGCTCCTCAGCCCACCGAGAACAGTTTTACCCCAAAATGTGAAATCACAGGGAAAGATGCCCTCTCAGCACTGGCTCgggccagcagcaagcagtgccAACAGGAGATCGCCAACGTGGTGTGTCAGCACCGGGCAGGCAACCTCATGCCCCAGTCCGTGCCTCGCCACTGCCAGCTCTTGG gCAAGGTCAGCCCTGTCATCCAGTGGGATgagagccagctgcagcaggtgccCCCCAGCAAGCCTGTGCGCATTGCCTACATGCTGGTTGTGCACGGCAGGGCCATTCGCCAGCTGAAGCGGCTCATCAAGGCTGTgtaccaccagcagcacttctTCTACATCCATGTTGACAAG CGCTCCAACTACCTTCATCGAGAGGCAgtggagctggcccagcattACCCCAACATCCGTGTAACACCCTGGCGCATGGTGACCATCTGGGGAGGTGCCAGTCTGCTGAAGATGTACCTGCGTAGCATGAAAGACCTGCTGGAACTTGCTGAGTGGCCCTGGGACTTCTTCATCAACCTGAGTGCCACTGACTATCCCACAAG GACCAACGAGGAGCTGGTGATGTTCCTGTCCAAATACCGAGATAAGAACTTCCTGAAGTCTCACGGGCGAGACAATGCCAG gttTATCAAGAAGCAGGGCCTGGACCGCCTGTTCCACGAGTGTGACTCCCACATGTGGCGACTAGGCGAGCGCCACATCCCTGAGGGCATCGTGGTGGATGGTGGCTCTGATTGGTTCTCGCTGACACGAAGCTTCGTGGAGTATGTGGTGTACACTGATGACCAGCTGGTGTCCCAGCTGCGCCAGTTCTACACCTACACGCTCCTGCCAGCTGAg tCCTTCTTCCACACGGTCCTGGAGAACAGTCACGCCTGTGACACCCTGGTTGATAACAACCTCCGCGTGACCAACTGGAACCGGAAGCTGGGCTGTAAGTGCCAATATAAACACATAGTCGACTGGTGTGGGTGCTCCCCAAATGACTTCAAACCCCAGGACTTCCTCCGGCTACAG CAACTCTCCAGACCCACCTTCTTTGCCCGCAAATTTGAGTCGACAGTGaatcaggaggtgctggagatcCTGGACACACACCTCTATGGCAGCTACCCCCCCAACACACCAGCCTTGAAGGCATACTGGGAGAATGTCTACGACCGTGTTGATGGGCTCAGTGGCCTCAGTGATGTCACCCTCACCTTTtacacagccttctccaggctggggctccACAAAGCTGCAGCCACACCGGCAGTGAAGGCCGACAAGCTCTGCAG ATTTGAGCCCCAGGGCTTCCCATCCAGTGTGCACTTATATTTCTATGACGACCGTTTCCAGGGTTACCTGGTGATGCAGGAAGTGCAGAATTCAGCAACTGGGCAGGCAGAGTTACTGGAGGTGTGGATGATGCCCCAAGGAGCTCTGAAACTGGCAGGTCATGGAGGGCAGGCAAACCGCTTACAAAACCTTGAG GTGGGAACAGAGTGGGACCCCAAGGAAAGACTCTTCCGCAATTTTGGAGGTTTGATGGGGCCTTTTGATGAGCCAGTGGCCATGCAGAAGTGGTCACGAGGCCCCAACCTGACAGCCACCGTCGTGTGGATTGACCCCACCTACATCATTGCTGCCTCCTACGACATCACAGTAGATGCTGAGGCAGAGTTCACCCAGTACAAGCCCCCCCTCAATCATCCCCTGCGCCCTGGCATCTGGACCATCCGCCTCCTCCAGTTTTGGGAGCCTCTGGGGGAGAGCCAGTTCCTGGTGGTGCCCCAGACCTTCAACCACAAGCAGCCTCTCAGGAAAG ATGACAGCAACTGGCTGCATGGTGGTCCCCCTGGCAATGAGTACATGGAGCAGAGTTTCCAGGGCCTGGGGGGAATCCTCAACCTGCCGCGCTctgaagaggcagaggaggacgCTGTGCACAAAGCTCAGCTGACGGGCAAGGAGCTGGAGGACTGGGTGGACGATGCCATCAGCACCTTCTGGTCCGTGGCAGATGTCTGCATGGGCAGCCCCTCTGCTTGCACCTCCCTGCAGACCTGCAGCAAAACTTCCTGGAGCTCCCTCTCCCCAGATCCCAAGTCAGAACTGGGGCCTGTCAAACCTGATGGGCGGCTGAGGTAG